The segment ACCCCACTGGTGGCTTTTGATAACTCAGGTCAACGATTAGGTATGGGAGGTGGCTACTATGATCGCACTCTTAGCCAATGGCATCAGCATAAACAAGGCCCTTACCCACTAGGTTTAGCCCATGATTGCCAATATGTAGAACAATTGCCAAGCGAACAATGGGATGTGCCGTTACCTAAAATTATCACTCCGTCAAAGATCCACTGTTGGTAAAAACACAAATAAGAGCATCAAATTGACATGCTTAAGCAATCGTTTACTTTAGTTTCAATAAAAACGAACAATCTAACTAATTGTTATAAATAACCTTATGTTTTTATTTCTTATTTTGCATTGTGATTGTTCATAATCACACTGACGAACGAATTCCAATTCGTTATAATTAGCATCAACGCTTACTCGGCGTATTAGTCATAACGAGGAGAATGGCATGACACAAGATGAAATGAAAAAAGCAGCAGGTTGGGCAGCACTTGAATACGTACAGAAAGGAACAATTGTAGGTGTAGGTACTGGCTCTACGGTTAATCACTTCATCGATGCCTTAGCAACTCGCAAAGAAGAAATTAAAGGTGCTGTTTCAAGTTCAGTCGCTTCAACTGAACGTCTTGAACAACTAGGCATTACTGTATTTGATGCGAATGAAGTTGCTTCACTTGATATTTATGTCGATGGTGCTGATGAAATTAACGCAGACTACGACATGATTAAAGGCGGCGGTGCGGCGCTTACTCGTGAAAAAATCGTGGCAGCCATCGCGAAAAAATTTATCTGTATCGTTGATGACACCAAGCAAGTTGACGTATTGGGTCAATTCCCGCTTCCAGTTGAAGTGATCCCTATGGGGCGCTCTTTCATTGGTCGTGAATTGGTAAAACTTGGTGGCGATCCGGCTTACCGTGAAGGCGTTGTGACCGATAACGGTAATATGATCCTTGATGTCTACAACATGAAGATCACTGATCCTAAAACAATGGAAGATAAAATCAACGCCCTACCTGGTGTTGTAACTGTTGGTCTATTTGCTCACCGTGGCGCTGATGTATTATTGGTTGGCTCACCTGAAGGTGTAAAAAAATTCGAGAAATAACATACAATGATCGCGTTTTATTCAAAAATATAAAACGCTACTGATCCCAGTATAAATGTTATTTCCTTTCAAAACGGCATAGCTTATTGATTCTAATTCTAGCTTATGCCGTTTTTTATTATCTTTTTTGTAATATTCTTACCCATAGTGGCTATTTTTTGATACTTTACTAATAAGCTATTAGCAAACGTTTAACCATTTCGCTACCGTGGCTGTAAAGAAGACATTTCACCACCTGACATTTCTTTGTTTTACATTCAGTTAGCTGCGTTTTTAAGGATGAGAACCATGGCCAAAGTTTCACTCAATAAAGATAAAATTAAAATTCTATTATTAGAAGGACTACACCCTTCATCTCTAGAAGTGCTACAACAAGCAGGTTACACCAACATTGAATACCACAAAGGATCACTCGCTGGTGAAGAGCTACTAGAAGCCGTAAAAGATGCTCACTTCATTGGTATTCGCTCTCGTACACAA is part of the Photobacterium angustum genome and harbors:
- the rpiA gene encoding ribose-5-phosphate isomerase RpiA — protein: MTQDEMKKAAGWAALEYVQKGTIVGVGTGSTVNHFIDALATRKEEIKGAVSSSVASTERLEQLGITVFDANEVASLDIYVDGADEINADYDMIKGGGAALTREKIVAAIAKKFICIVDDTKQVDVLGQFPLPVEVIPMGRSFIGRELVKLGGDPAYREGVVTDNGNMILDVYNMKITDPKTMEDKINALPGVVTVGLFAHRGADVLLVGSPEGVKKFEK